Proteins from one Salvelinus sp. IW2-2015 linkage group LG32, ASM291031v2, whole genome shotgun sequence genomic window:
- the LOC111956870 gene encoding acyl-coenzyme A thioesterase 11, with amino-acid sequence MSRHQNGEEYRNPTEVKKSQIVMPCHANHRQELSVGELLKWMDSTACLSAERHAGCPCVTASVDDIHFEHTIGVGQVVNIKAKVNRAFNTSMEVGIVVSCEDLFSDSHWRVCQAVATFVSQSTTGGKVQLRPLVPCTQAEQVEHSLAAERRRMRLVHADIVKDLLTNRAFQQVEVQEAEKAVPAERTRVESVELVLPTHANHQVNTFGGQIMAWMENVATIAASRLCNAHPTLQSIDMFHFRGPSXVGDRLVLKAIVNNAFKNSMEVGVCAEAYQGEGPLRHINSAFMTFEIRDREGKPCTLPRIRPEPLEGRRRYQEAIARNKIRLDRKYIISCKQTEVPLSVPWDLSNQVYLSYNNVSALKMLAARNNWLLNSEKNKVSLYTMEQKQVLSFKVETEVDIPAERAFMLLSDFSKRVEWDSNYKRCELILRVDDDDFLYRVVTPSIGQDGASNSPSADQGGKVQDFILLASRRPPCDSGDPYVIALRSVTLPTHPPTEGYNRGEVLCAGFSILEVSKNISKISYFNQASPEVLPYISTDIAGLSSSFYGIFCACNTFLQENRGDHASTPQSQPPSSTLKSTQL; translated from the exons ATGAGCAGACACCAAAATGGGGAGGAGTACAGGAACCCAACAGAGGTGAAGAAGAGCCAGATAGTGATGCCCTGCCATGCCAACCACCGCCAGGAGCTCAGTGTGGGAGAGCTGCTCAAATGGATGGACTCTACAGCCTGTCTGTCAG CTGAAAGGCATGCYGGGTGTCCCTGTGTCACTGCCTCGGTCGACGACATCCACTTTGAACACACTATTGG gGTTGGACAGGTGGTCAACATCAAGGCCAAAGTCAATCGAGCTTTCAACACCAGCATGGAG GTTGGCATCGTGGTGAGCTGTGAAGACCTGTTCAGCGATAGCCACTGGAGGGTGTGTCAGGCGGTTGCCACGTTTGTCAGCCAGAGCACCACGGGAGGGAAG GTGCAGCTGCGTCCGTTGGTCCCCTGTACACAGGCGGAGCAGGTGGAGCACAGTCTAgcagctgagaggaggaggatgaggctcGTCCACGCTGATATCGTGAAGGACCTGCTCACCAACAGGGCCTTCCAACAAG tggagGTCCAGGAGGCTGAGAAGGCAGTGCCAGCAGAGAGGACACGGGTGGAGAGTGTTGAGTTGGTTCTTCCTACTCATGCCAACCACCAGGTCAACACGTTCGGAGGACAGATCATGGCCTGGATGGAGAACGTGGCTACCATCGCTGCAAG tcGTCTGTGTAACGCCCACCCCACCCTGCAGAGCATAGACATGTTCCATTTCAGGGGTCCCTCACRCGTGGGCGACCGGCTGGTCCTCAAAGCCATCGTCAACAATGCATTCAAGAACAG CATGGAGGTGGGCGTGTGTGCGGAGGCTTATCAGGGGGAGGGGCCTCTGAGACACATCAACAGCGCCTTCATGACCTTCGAAATCCGCGACCGGGAAGGCAAGCCGTGCACTTTGCCAAGGATACGACCCGAACCGCTG GAGGGAAGGAGACGTTACCAGGAGGCCATCGCTAGAAACAAGATCCGACTCGACAG GAAGTACATAATATCCTGCAAGCAGACAGAGGTGCCCTTATCTGTACCGTGGGACCTCAGCAACCAG GTGTACCTCAGCTACAACAACGTGTCTGCTCTGAAGATGCTGGCCGCTAGAAACAACTGGTTGTTAAACTCTGAGAAAAACAAG GTGAGCCTGTACACCATGGAGCAGAAGCAGGTGTTGAGTTTTAAGGTCGAGACGGAGGTAGACATCCCAGCGGAGAGGGCCTTTATGCTGCTCTCTGACTTCAGCAAGAGAGTGGAGTGGGACTCAAACTACAA GAGGTGTGAGCTGATTCTTAGGGTGGACGATGATGACTTTCTGTACCGCGTGGTGACTCCTTCCATAGGCCAGGATGGGGCCAGTAACAGCCCTTCAGCCGATCAGGGAGGGAAGGTCCAGGACTTCATCCTCCTGGCCTCCAGGAGACCACCGTGTGACAGCGG GGACCCTTATGTTATTGCTCTGCGTTCGGTCACTCTACCCACACACCCTCCTACAGAGGGCTACAACAGGGGAGAGGTGCTGTGTGCCGGCTTCAGCATCCTGGAGGTCTCCAAAAATATCTCCAAG ATCTCCTACTTCAACCAGGCGTCTCCCGAGGTCCTGCCCTACATCTCCACAGACATCGCCGGGCTYTCCTCCAGCTTCTACGGCATCTTCTGCGCCTGTAACACCTTCCTCCAGGAGAACAGGGGTGACCATGCCTCCACMCCCCAGTCCCAACCACCCTCCTCTACACTAAAAAGTACACAACTGTAA